From a single Paenibacillus sp. FSL R5-0345 genomic region:
- a CDS encoding ABC transporter substrate-binding protein, producing the protein MSYFNLSFKKPILFGAISILLLMVIAGCSGSNNKAASNKDVQESASPATATQSPQTAEPAVGGTFVYGRPASVTSLDLHNQITSNNAFAIDKVFESLVAFDSKGEIVDWLAKSHSISEDGLTYTFELREGLKFSNGTDVTAEDAVFSLERHLKVGGPLAISAKVDSIKAQDNKTLVITLKEPYTPFISELSNFSNGIVPNNFGGVSEEEFFKKPIGTGPFVVETWDTAGDLTFTKNKFYWQEGKPYIDKLVYKLIEDDSQAINQLKAGEVNAIESLALQNANEIKDGADTKVITNGSWVTEQLFFNTLDEHFSDVHVRRALALALDREGLTKALTFGYAQTANSLLPTTIPYNANDTIKALNFNVEAAKEELAKSAFPNGFTTKLLVASGNSTRAQEAQIIQAAGQTIGIKIEIESIELATFRERFFAYDFAAMLNSGQADSPEANSIIAFQTDPEGFSKSYWTHYTNDEVTKLLYEGQKTADGDARAQIYTKLLQTLADEVPYIPLYYPDVLKGIRSSVDGLVVLPNGSARFEDVRISQ; encoded by the coding sequence ATGTCATATTTTAATTTATCTTTTAAGAAGCCGATTCTGTTTGGGGCAATATCTATTTTGCTATTGATGGTAATTGCAGGTTGCTCTGGATCTAATAATAAGGCTGCTTCAAATAAAGATGTGCAGGAAAGTGCGAGTCCAGCAACAGCAACTCAGAGTCCTCAAACAGCAGAGCCGGCAGTAGGAGGAACCTTCGTCTATGGACGCCCTGCTTCTGTAACCTCGCTGGATTTGCATAATCAGATTACATCCAACAATGCTTTTGCTATCGATAAAGTATTTGAATCATTAGTTGCTTTTGACAGCAAGGGCGAAATTGTAGATTGGCTTGCGAAGTCACATAGTATCAGTGAGGATGGATTGACGTATACTTTTGAACTTCGTGAGGGTCTGAAGTTTTCAAACGGTACGGATGTGACTGCGGAAGATGCCGTATTCTCCCTTGAGCGGCACTTGAAGGTTGGCGGCCCGCTGGCAATATCCGCTAAGGTTGATTCAATCAAAGCACAAGATAACAAAACGCTTGTTATTACGCTTAAAGAACCTTATACACCATTTATCTCAGAGCTGTCCAATTTCTCCAATGGCATCGTTCCTAATAATTTTGGTGGAGTTTCCGAAGAAGAATTCTTCAAGAAACCAATCGGAACGGGACCTTTTGTCGTTGAAACATGGGACACTGCGGGTGATTTGACTTTCACTAAGAACAAATTCTACTGGCAAGAAGGTAAACCATATATTGATAAGCTTGTTTATAAGTTGATTGAGGACGATAGCCAAGCGATCAACCAGCTGAAGGCTGGGGAAGTTAATGCTATTGAATCTTTGGCCTTGCAAAATGCTAATGAGATCAAAGATGGAGCCGACACTAAAGTAATTACTAACGGTAGTTGGGTGACAGAGCAATTATTCTTTAATACGCTGGATGAGCATTTTTCGGATGTACATGTCCGCCGTGCACTGGCTCTGGCGCTTGACCGTGAAGGCTTGACCAAAGCGTTAACCTTTGGATATGCACAAACAGCAAACTCATTACTGCCAACAACGATTCCTTATAACGCCAATGATACAATCAAGGCTCTGAACTTCAATGTCGAGGCAGCCAAGGAAGAGCTTGCTAAATCGGCTTTCCCTAATGGTTTTACTACCAAGTTACTTGTAGCCTCCGGTAATAGTACAAGAGCGCAAGAGGCACAAATTATTCAGGCAGCCGGTCAAACCATCGGGATTAAAATTGAGATTGAATCGATTGAGCTTGCCACTTTCCGTGAACGATTCTTTGCTTATGATTTCGCCGCAATGTTGAATAGCGGTCAAGCTGATTCCCCGGAAGCGAATTCGATTATTGCCTTCCAAACCGATCCGGAAGGCTTCAGCAAATCGTATTGGACCCATTATACGAATGATGAAGTAACGAAGCTTCTATATGAGGGCCAAAAAACAGCAGATGGCGATGCTCGTGCGCAAATCTATACCAAGCTGCTGCAGACACTTGCTGATGAAGTACCTTATATTCCGCTTTATTATCCAGATGTTTTGAAAGGTATTCGTTCTTCAGTGGATGGTCTAGTTGTGCTACCTAATGGTAGCGCCCGTTTCGAAGATGTCCGCATCAGCCAATGA
- a CDS encoding ABC transporter permease: MMNLKQVLNQPRGSKDSYNWLVISLIKALAVICCVMIAVFFIIRIVPGDPAKMILGEYSTPEALKSMHHTLGLDLPLWEQFMRFVKTLFTQGDTGNSIIMGTSTRELITQRAPITLLLIVMACVLAIIVSLLLATVAATHKDKLLDHLIRIFPTITLGMPIFWVGLLLILLFSVRLGWFPVGGVREGWVGTLHSLALPAITVAFSQIPTLVRSLRAQMLEVLESDFVVTLKAAGIPNRVILLKHVLRNSALPTLMLMGVNISYLIGGTLVVEQVFGIKGIGSLLFTSISKRDFPVIQGIALYCALSVVIISLLIEIISWWLDPRTKGKQ; encoded by the coding sequence ATGATGAATCTTAAGCAGGTGTTAAATCAACCTAGAGGAAGTAAGGACTCTTACAACTGGCTTGTAATATCGCTTATAAAAGCATTGGCAGTGATCTGCTGCGTAATGATAGCCGTCTTTTTCATCATCCGAATTGTGCCCGGAGATCCAGCGAAAATGATCTTGGGAGAATACAGTACCCCTGAGGCGCTCAAGAGTATGCATCATACTCTTGGGCTCGACCTCCCTTTATGGGAGCAGTTCATGCGATTTGTGAAGACGCTGTTTACGCAAGGAGATACTGGAAACTCCATTATTATGGGGACATCAACAAGAGAATTGATTACACAGCGGGCTCCTATCACTTTGTTGCTCATAGTGATGGCCTGTGTGTTGGCAATTATCGTATCGCTTCTGCTTGCTACGGTAGCTGCTACGCATAAGGATAAACTGCTGGACCATTTAATACGTATATTTCCTACAATAACTTTGGGTATGCCAATCTTCTGGGTTGGCTTACTTTTAATTTTGCTCTTTAGTGTCCGGCTTGGCTGGTTTCCTGTCGGGGGAGTTAGAGAAGGGTGGGTTGGAACCTTGCACAGTCTTGCACTTCCGGCAATCACCGTTGCTTTTTCACAGATTCCTACCCTGGTCCGTTCCTTAAGAGCGCAGATGCTTGAAGTGTTAGAATCGGATTTTGTAGTCACCCTTAAAGCCGCGGGAATACCAAACAGGGTTATTCTATTAAAACATGTGTTGCGCAATTCTGCTCTTCCTACACTGATGCTGATGGGTGTGAATATTTCTTATCTAATCGGCGGCACATTGGTCGTTGAACAGGTATTTGGAATTAAGGGAATTGGCAGTTTGCTGTTTACTTCAATTTCGAAACGGGACTTTCCAGTTATTCAAGGAATAGCACTTTATTGTGCGCTATCTGTTGTGATCATCAGTCTCTTGATTGAAATCATTTCTTGGTGGCTTGATCCCAGAACGAAGGGAAAACAATGA
- a CDS encoding ABC transporter permease produces MKTIRLEPQLYEGNKMTSGLKRIWNTPSLLVGMIMFAALILLTVFIPYISSYDPSEQNLSAFLQPPSAEHWLGTDQLGRDLFTRLIYAARTDLKIMVLAEIIPFCTGVFLGMLAGYYGKWVDAVISLLSDTFIAFPFYLIVIIVAFASGAGERGIYITFILVGWIVFARVVRGLSASFRNQEWVASAQTLGLPGVRIILRHLLPNVLPQAVVVLMTDMIGLLVAIVTLGYLGIGITPPTPDWGTMISDGQPFITTAWWLSAVPGLAVVYTGIALSLLGDGLADLWRKK; encoded by the coding sequence ATGAAAACGATAAGACTAGAGCCACAATTGTATGAAGGCAACAAGATGACAAGCGGCTTAAAGCGCATATGGAATACCCCTTCTTTGTTAGTAGGAATGATTATGTTTGCAGCCCTTATTCTCTTAACTGTGTTTATACCGTATATAAGTTCCTATGATCCATCCGAGCAAAATTTGAGTGCCTTTCTGCAGCCTCCGTCGGCTGAACATTGGCTAGGAACCGATCAACTTGGGCGTGATCTGTTTACTAGACTGATCTATGCAGCGAGGACTGATCTGAAAATCATGGTCTTGGCAGAAATCATTCCCTTTTGCACAGGTGTATTCCTAGGAATGCTAGCAGGGTATTACGGAAAATGGGTTGATGCAGTTATTTCGCTGTTGTCAGATACATTTATCGCTTTTCCTTTTTATCTGATCGTTATTATCGTTGCTTTTGCCAGTGGAGCAGGAGAACGAGGTATTTATATTACGTTTATCCTTGTAGGTTGGATTGTCTTTGCCCGTGTCGTCAGAGGTCTCAGCGCATCTTTCCGCAATCAGGAATGGGTGGCGTCTGCTCAAACATTAGGGCTACCCGGAGTAAGAATTATTTTGCGTCATCTGCTTCCCAATGTACTTCCTCAAGCCGTAGTCGTTCTTATGACAGATATGATTGGATTGCTTGTCGCCATTGTGACGCTCGGGTATCTTGGGATCGGCATTACACCGCCAACTCCAGACTGGGGGACAATGATCTCGGATGGACAGCCCTTCATCACTACAGCTTGGTGGCTATCGGCTGTTCCAGGATTAGCAGTGGTGTATACAGGAATAGCTTTGTCGCTCCTAGGTGATGGTCTGGCAGACTTATGGAGGAAAAAATGA
- a CDS encoding ABC transporter ATP-binding protein yields the protein MSTQPILEIEQLTLAAKTNERLVNNVSFSLGKGESLGLVGESGSGKSLTLRAILGLLPNGVEQIGGTIKSDVSSAMVFQDPRGALDPLCMVVNQLAEVVYYRQRVSRKASRMIALELLERLGLPESLKKKDRYPSQLSGGQCQRVVIALALACKPGILLCDEPTTALDVTVQRQIIETITNLQQELGFAMVFVTHNLAIAANLCSRLCVMKQGQIVEHGATLDILQNPSDPYTQMLINSVLPLPELEGSRDSWN from the coding sequence ATGTCTACACAACCCATTTTAGAAATAGAGCAACTAACACTGGCAGCGAAGACAAATGAGAGATTAGTCAACAATGTTAGCTTTTCGCTGGGCAAAGGAGAGAGTCTAGGATTAGTAGGTGAGTCGGGCTCGGGAAAATCGCTTACGCTGCGTGCAATTCTGGGACTACTTCCAAACGGTGTTGAGCAGATAGGCGGCACCATTAAGAGTGATGTAAGCAGTGCGATGGTTTTTCAAGATCCAAGAGGTGCGCTTGATCCGCTCTGTATGGTTGTTAATCAGCTGGCTGAAGTCGTGTATTACAGACAGAGAGTAAGCCGAAAGGCTTCCCGAATGATTGCGCTGGAACTGCTCGAAAGGCTTGGTCTCCCCGAATCTTTAAAGAAAAAGGACCGGTATCCGAGCCAGCTGTCAGGCGGTCAATGTCAACGGGTAGTCATCGCTTTGGCACTGGCATGTAAGCCAGGTATTCTTCTCTGTGATGAGCCGACGACGGCGCTGGATGTCACGGTTCAACGACAAATTATTGAAACGATCACCAACCTCCAGCAGGAGCTGGGATTTGCCATGGTTTTTGTTACGCATAATCTCGCGATTGCAGCCAACTTGTGCTCACGCCTATGTGTAATGAAACAAGGGCAGATTGTTGAGCATGGCGCTACCCTTGATATTTTGCAAAATCCATCCGACCCTTACACACAGATGCTGATTAATTCGGTGCTTCCTTTGCCAGAGCTTGAAGGGAGTAGAGACTCATGGAACTAG